One window of the Amia ocellicauda isolate fAmiCal2 chromosome 18, fAmiCal2.hap1, whole genome shotgun sequence genome contains the following:
- the LOC136713530 gene encoding C-C chemokine receptor type 4, whose protein sequence is MDYNWTDAMMDAAEPITEATSTDYDYNSSDYYFLQPTPCSTDAAITLGSYFKPVLYSVVFVLGLVGNSVVLLILIRCIKLKNMTDVCLLNLAISDLLLVLSLPFWAFYTSGYEVVSNVLCKTIVGMYRIGFFSSILFVTLMSIDRYLAIVHAVFAMRARTLCYGMVASIVTWTVAICGSIPEILITGLVVDEERLTCQAHYPSGQEKTWKLLHNFGENVLGLLLPLPILIYCYISILIVLLKSKNSNRHRAIKLIFMIVCVFVVFWLPYNVVLFLKSLLHFDIGNNCENTGRLELALHMTETVALIHCCVNPVIYAFVGEKFRKHLYNALSSNSACAYFFKHTAVQMRVSENETSNTPI, encoded by the exons ATGGATTATAACTGGACTGATGCCAT GATGGATGCTGCAGAGCCAATAACCGAAGCCACGTCTACAGATTATGACTATAATTCTTCAGACTATTACTTCTTACAACCCACTCCCTGCAGTACAGATGCTGCCATCACACTTGGATCTTACTTTAAGCCTGTGCTTTATTCGGTTGTGTTTGTGCTCGGTCTGGTGGGCAATAGTGTGGTGTTGCTGATCCTCATTAGATGCATCAAATTGAAGAATATGACTGACGTGTGCCTTCTCAATTTGGCCATCTCAGATTTGCTGCTAGTGCTTTCTCTGCCATTCTGGGCCTTCTATACATCTGGTTACGAGGTTGTGAGCAACGTCTTGTGCAAAACGATTGTTGGCATGTATCGGATTGGTTTCTTTAGCAGCATCTTATTTGTGACTCTCATGAGTATTGACAGGTACCTTGCCATCGTCCACGCTGTGTTTGCCATGAGAGCAAGGACTCTGTGTTACGGCATGGTGGCAAGCATTGTAACTTGGACAGTGGCTATTTGCGGTTCCATTCCAGAGATCCTCATCACTGGATTGGTTGTTGATGAAGAGAGACTCACCTGCCAAGCTCACTATCCCTCAGGCCAAGAAAAGACATGGAAACTGCTTCATAACTTTGGAGAGAATGTTCTTGGTCTGCTTTTGCCATTGCCCATCCTGATATACTGTTATATAAGCATCCTCATTGTGTTGTTGAAGTCCAAGAACTCCAACAGGCATCGGGCTATAAAGCTGATCTtcatgattgtgtgtgtgtttgtggtgttCTGGTTACCATACAATGTGGTGCTTTTCTTGAAGTCCTTGCTCCATTTTGACATTGGGAATAATTGTGAGAACACGGGGCGACTCGAATTGGCTTTGCACATGACAGAGACAGTTGCTTTAATTCACTGTTGTGTCAACCCTGTCATATACGCTTTTGTTGGAGAAAAATTTAGAAAGCACCTGTACAACGCGTTATCTAGCAATTCTGCTTGTGCGTATTTCTTTAAGCATACAGCAGTTCAGATGAGAGTTTCTGAAAATGAGACCTCAAACACTCCAATATAA
- the LOC136713532 gene encoding C-C chemokine receptor type 4-like: MNTSMMRVYDYSDYYSAEPGTIPEPCSNHNVKEFGSWFLPTLYSLIFIIGLIGNGLVVCVLIKYKKLRKMTDVYLLNLAISDLLFVFSLPFWSHYAAMAEWVFGGFLCKAITGFYLMGFYAGVFFIMIISIDRYLAIVHAIASLHLRSVTHGLLVSLVVWAISCCASVPMIVFSQVKTELGKLTCKSEFREEGHTKWHLIMNFEINILGLLIPLFVMTFCYLSIFSILRRCRNDKKEKAVRLIFTVVMAFLLFWTPYNVVIFLQSLSKMGYFQDCESNNHLSLALHWTETLGFAHCCLNPVIYAFAAQDFNKLVKKLIFTWWSYCVVCKQCKAPMPEARTDSAYFTFKKSTEESDTPTVL, encoded by the coding sequence ATGAATACCTCAATGATGAGAGTGTACGACTACAGTGATTACTATTCAGCTGAACCTGGTACTATTCCCGAGCCCTGCAGTAATCACAATGTCAAGGAATTTGGCTCTTGGTTTCTTCCCACACTTTACAGTTTGATCTTCATTATTGGATTAATTGGAAATGGCCTCGTTGTCTGCGTCCTGATCAAGTACAAAAAGCTTAGGAAGATGACGGATGTGTACCTTCTGAACTTGGCCATATCAGATTTGCTGTTTGTCTTCTCTCTACCCTTCTGGTCTCACTATGCTGCCATGGCTGAGTGGGTCTTTGGAGGATTTTTGTGCAAAGCAATCACTGGATTCTATTTGATGGGCTTCTATGCTGGCGTCTTCTTCATCATGATAATAAGCATAGATCGGTATCTGGCAATAGTGCATGCTATTGCATCTCTGCATCTCAGGTCTGTGACCCATGGATTGCTGGTGAGCCTGGTTGTATGGGCCATCAGTTGCTGTGCCTCTGTTCCTATGATAGTGTTCAGCCAGGTGAAGACTGAACTGGGCAAATTAACTTGCAAAAGTGAGTTTCGTGAAGAGGGGCACACCAAGTGGCATCTGATCATGAATtttgaaattaacattttagGTCTTCTGATTCCTCTGTTTGTTATGACTTTCTGTTATTTGAGCATCTTCTCCATTTTGAGGAGGTGCAGAAATgataaaaaggaaaaagcagTGAGGCTGATCTTCACCGTTGTCATGGCTTTCTTACTGTTTTGGACCCCATACAATGTGGTCATTTTTTTACAGTCTTTGTCAAAAATGGGATATTTTCAAGACTGTGAGTCCAACAATCACCTGAGCCTTGCACTGCACTGGACAGAGACACTGGGTTTTGCTCATTGTTGTTTGAATCCAGTCATCTATGCCTTTGCAGCACAAGATTTCAACAAGCTCGTTAAGAAGCTCATATTTACATGGTGGTCCTATTGTGTTGTGTGCAAACAATGCAAAGCCCCCATGCCTGAAGCTAGAACAGACTCTgcatatttcacatttaaaaaatccacTGAAGAGTCTGATACTCCTACAGTTCTATAG
- the LOC136713505 gene encoding C-C chemokine receptor type 4 yields MQSWETDTDGSSEMNTSMMRVYDYSDYYSAEPGTIPEPCSNHNVKEFGSWFLPTLYSLVFIIGLIGNGLVVCVLIKYKKLRNMTDVYLLNLAISDLLFVFSLPFWSHYAAMAEWVFGGFLCKAITGFYLMGFYAGVFFIMIMTVDRYLAVVHAVAAVKLRSVTLGLVVSMVTWMISFCASFPTIMFSKIKNESGALTCKSEFPEMQRDNWKLITNFEVNIVGLIIPFSVMIFCYSFILQTLKRCRNDKKAKAIRLIFLVVIVYFIFWAPYNIVIFLQSLMTLGYLQHCASIRYMGYAMQLTETFSFIHCCLNPVIYAFVGQEFKKSVRRLLHQWSSKCFSCKQCMMFVTERPDMGSSTYSRSSTDMHETRLI; encoded by the exons ATGCAGAGCTGGGAGACAGATACAGACGG GAGCTCAGAGATGAATACCTCAATGATGAGAGTGTACGACTACAGTGATTACTATTCAGCTGAACCTGGTACTATTCCCGAGCCCTGCAGTAATCACAATGTCAAGGAATTTGGCTCTTGGTTTCTTCCCACGCTTTACAGTTTGGTCTTCATTATTGGATTAATTGGAAATGGCCTCGTTGTCTGCGTCCTGATCAAGTACAAAAAGCTGAGAAACATGACGGACGTGTACCTTCTGAACTTGGCCATATCAGATTTGCTGTTTGTCTTCTCTCTACCCTTCTGGTCTCACTATGCTGCCATGGCTGAGTGGGTCTTTGGAGGATTTTTGTGCAAAGCAATCACTGGATTCTATTTGATGGGCTTCTATGCTGGCGTCTTCTTCATCATGATTATGACTGTAGATCGATATCTGGCAGTTGTCCATGCGGTTGCTGCGGTGAAGCTCAGGTCTGTGACCCTTGGATTGGTGGTCAGTATGGTAACATGGATGATCAGCTTTTGTGCCTCATTCCCTACTATAAtgttcagtaaaataaaaaatgaatcagGAGCCTTAACTTGTAAAAGTGAGTTTCCTGAAATGCAGAGGGACAATTGGAAACTGATCACCAATTTTGAGGTAAATATTGTAGGTCTCATTATTCCCTTTTCCGTCATGATTTTctgttattcatttatccttcaaactttaaagaggtgcagaaatgataaaaaagcaaaagcaatcAGGCTCATATTTCTCGTGGTGATCGTGTATTTCATTTTCTGGGCTCCCTACAACATTGTGATTTTTCTTCAATCTTTGATGACCCTGGGTTATCTTCAACATTGCGCCTCCATCCGCTACATGGGCTATGCGATGCAGCTGACAGAGACTTTTTCATTCATCCATTGCTGTCTGAATCCAGTCATCTATGCTTTTGTAGGCCAGGAGTTCAAAAAGTCAGTCAGAAGGTTGCTCCATCAATGGTCTTCAAAATGCTTTTCCTGCAAGCAGTGCATGATGTTTGTCACTGAGAGACCAGATATGGGAAGCTCGACCTATTCTCGATCTAGTACTGACATGCATGAGACAAGGCTCATATAG